A portion of the Nitratidesulfovibrio termitidis HI1 genome contains these proteins:
- the dnaX gene encoding DNA polymerase III subunit gamma/tau, with protein MSNAPLTARYRPQTFAEVAGQETVKAILSRAAAEDRVAPAYLFSGTRGVGKTTIARILAKALNCEKAPTGEPCNTCEQCRKVVMGNHVDVVEIDGASNRGIEDARRLREAIGYAPMEGRYKVFIIDEAHMLTREAFNALLKTLEEPPPRVTFVLATTEPHKFPVTIISRCQHFTFKRLPENELEAHLVGVLTREGQDFDPAAVRLIARRAAGSVRDSMSLLGQVLALGGDRLTVEGARGVLGLAGQELFFEVMQALASQDCVAVSAVVRDLLDKGVDIGFFLRELAATWRNLFMLRQAGEAALPALDLPEEEARQWLEWAPKFEITHIHACWQMTLEGQRRVLTSLEPAMALELLLLNLAMLPRLVSLEQLSRGGGAGPAGGSGMPGGGAGGYGSMPPRQGGHGGQGGYGAQSAQSVQASQFGQSAQSGESFPQAQPPQGRYPGPGQARPQAASSVSSMSSSSGVPGASGVQASGGFHRPEHAAPAAVPAPSGGGADTSLPWDDVPYPAPGANAVPGGPAVTDTPRAADVPSSGEAFDTSASGAAAFGPQGDATWDGFVRYCSERSNGGNGLSVLGQARGRMDGARLIVETRFRTQYEHLCSTGNQTALAEYARAYFGDGTTVEVLPPTTRIKTPSELRAEAERHPAVGLLREQFGATMLSCRPLSDSPLQ; from the coding sequence ATGAGCAATGCCCCCCTCACCGCCAGATACCGCCCGCAGACCTTCGCCGAGGTGGCCGGGCAGGAGACGGTAAAGGCCATCCTTTCCCGCGCCGCGGCGGAAGACCGTGTGGCCCCCGCCTACCTGTTCAGCGGCACGCGCGGGGTGGGCAAGACCACCATCGCCCGCATCCTGGCCAAGGCGCTGAACTGCGAAAAGGCCCCCACCGGCGAGCCGTGCAACACCTGCGAGCAGTGCCGCAAGGTGGTGATGGGCAACCACGTGGACGTGGTGGAAATCGACGGCGCGTCCAACCGGGGCATCGAGGACGCCCGCCGCCTGCGCGAGGCCATCGGCTACGCGCCCATGGAAGGCCGCTACAAGGTCTTCATCATCGACGAAGCCCACATGCTGACGCGCGAGGCGTTCAACGCCCTGCTGAAAACGTTGGAGGAACCCCCGCCGCGCGTCACCTTTGTGCTGGCCACCACAGAGCCGCACAAATTTCCCGTGACCATCATCAGCCGCTGCCAGCACTTCACCTTCAAGCGGCTGCCCGAAAACGAGCTGGAAGCCCACCTTGTCGGCGTGCTGACCCGCGAGGGGCAGGACTTCGACCCGGCGGCGGTGCGGCTTATCGCGCGGCGGGCCGCGGGCAGCGTGCGCGATTCCATGTCGCTGCTGGGCCAGGTGCTGGCCCTTGGTGGCGACCGCCTGACCGTGGAAGGCGCGCGCGGCGTGCTGGGCCTGGCCGGGCAGGAACTGTTTTTCGAGGTGATGCAGGCCCTGGCCTCGCAGGATTGCGTGGCGGTGTCCGCCGTGGTGCGCGACCTGCTGGACAAGGGCGTGGACATAGGGTTTTTCCTGCGTGAACTGGCTGCTACCTGGCGCAACCTGTTCATGCTGCGCCAGGCGGGCGAGGCCGCCCTGCCCGCGCTGGACCTGCCGGAAGAAGAGGCCCGCCAGTGGCTGGAATGGGCCCCGAAGTTCGAGATTACGCACATCCACGCCTGCTGGCAGATGACCCTGGAAGGCCAGCGCCGCGTGCTGACCAGCCTGGAACCGGCCATGGCGCTGGAACTTCTGCTGCTGAACCTGGCCATGCTGCCGCGCCTTGTCTCGCTGGAGCAGCTGTCGCGCGGCGGCGGGGCTGGCCCCGCTGGCGGTTCGGGCATGCCCGGCGGGGGCGCGGGGGGCTACGGCTCCATGCCGCCCCGTCAGGGCGGTCATGGGGGACAGGGCGGCTATGGTGCCCAATCCGCTCAATCCGTCCAAGCGAGCCAATTCGGCCAATCCGCCCAGTCTGGCGAATCGTTCCCGCAGGCCCAGCCGCCGCAGGGCCGGTATCCCGGCCCGGGGCAGGCCCGGCCACAGGCCGCGTCGTCGGTATCGTCCATGTCTTCGTCGTCCGGCGTGCCCGGTGCGTCGGGCGTGCAGGCCTCGGGCGGCTTTCACCGCCCGGAGCATGCGGCCCCGGCGGCGGTCCCTGCTCCTTCGGGCGGCGGGGCTGACACCTCGCTGCCGTGGGATGACGTGCCGTATCCCGCGCCCGGCGCGAATGCTGTGCCCGGCGGCCCCGCAGTGACGGACACCCCGCGTGCCGCTGACGTCCCTTCTTCGGGCGAGGCATTCGACACATCTGCATCCGGCGCAGCCGCATTCGGTCCTCAGGGCGACGCCACGTGGGACGGCTTCGTGCGCTACTGTTCGGAACGCAGCAACGGCGGCAACGGGCTGTCCGTGCTGGGGCAGGCGCGCGGCCGCATGGACGGCGCCCGCCTGATCGTGGAAACGCGGTTTCGCACCCAGTACGAGCACCTCTGTTCCACCGGCAACCAGACCGCCCTTGCAGAGTACGCCCGCGCCTACTTCGGCGACGGGACCACGGTGGAGGTGCTGCCCCCCACCACCCGCATCAAGACCCCCTCGGAACTGCGCGCCGAGGCCGAACGGCACCCCGCCGTGGGCCTGCTGCGCGAGCAGTTCGGGGCCACCATGCTGTCCTGTCGGCCCCTGTCCGACAGCCCGCTCCAATAG
- a CDS encoding YbaB/EbfC family nucleoid-associated protein — MRGMNDLLRQAQVMQTKMSKLQAEMAERTLEATSGGGMVKVTVSGKQEVKAIVIDPKAVDPSDVEMLQDLVLTAVNEGLRQAKEMMEKEMGALTGGLKMPGLF, encoded by the coding sequence ATGCGCGGTATGAACGACCTCCTGCGCCAGGCGCAGGTCATGCAGACCAAGATGAGCAAGCTTCAGGCCGAAATGGCCGAACGCACCCTTGAAGCCACCAGCGGCGGCGGCATGGTCAAGGTGACCGTATCCGGCAAGCAGGAAGTGAAGGCCATCGTCATCGACCCCAAGGCCGTGGACCCCAGCGACGTGGAAATGCTCCAGGATCTGGTGCTGACCGCCGTCAACGAAGGGCTGCGCCAGGCCAAGGAGATGATGGAGAAGGAGATGGGGGCGCTTACCGGTGGCCTGAAAATGCCCGGCCTCTTCTAG
- a CDS encoding RHS repeat domain-containing protein, which yields MPFMVLRNHAPSEEYQWLDPLRLARFRDHRTGSDYTFHYGGGRVPEAVTVRGPALDSLDGNLLDPSIFRKAGEPATPQHSVTFRIGCDQVGTPKALLAPDGRVVKRMEYDSFGNPLLDTCPYFFLPLGFAGGLVDRHTGLVRFGFRDYDPRTGRFTAPDPLGDTGGDHDPYDYCVDDPVSAFDPLGLEGEGILKRLRPWWSYPYGSKEKKEGIAKMQEEAGSRARGFATGTLAADHFQPISYAFEKIAERREKDKADRPQSQSKEWDPAKHPRDAGNGKFVDK from the coding sequence ATGCCCTTCATGGTGCTGCGCAACCACGCGCCCAGCGAGGAATACCAGTGGCTCGACCCGCTGCGCCTGGCCCGCTTCCGCGACCACCGCACCGGCTCGGACTACACCTTTCATTACGGCGGGGGCCGCGTGCCAGAGGCGGTCACCGTGCGCGGCCCCGCGCTGGACAGCCTGGACGGCAACCTGCTGGACCCGTCCATCTTCCGCAAGGCCGGGGAACCCGCCACGCCGCAGCATTCCGTCACCTTCCGCATCGGGTGCGACCAGGTGGGCACGCCAAAGGCGCTGCTGGCCCCGGATGGCCGCGTGGTGAAGCGCATGGAATACGACAGCTTCGGCAACCCGCTGCTGGACACCTGCCCGTACTTCTTCCTGCCGCTGGGCTTTGCCGGGGGGCTGGTGGACCGGCACACCGGCCTCGTGCGCTTCGGCTTTCGCGACTACGACCCGCGCACCGGACGCTTCACCGCGCCCGACCCGCTGGGCGACACCGGCGGCGACCACGACCCCTACGACTATTGCGTGGACGACCCGGTCAGCGCCTTCGACCCGCTGGGGCTGGAGGGAGAGGGCATCTTGAAGCGCCTGCGCCCGTGGTGGTCATACCCATACGGAAGCAAGGAAAAGAAGGAAGGCATCGCCAAAATGCAGGAGGAGGCGGGTTCCCGCGCACGCGGGTTCGCCACGGGGACGTTGGCAGCCGACCATTTTCAACCGATTAGCTACGCCTTTGAAAAGATCGCAGAAAGACGAGAAAAGGACAAAGCTGACCGCCCGCAATCGCAAAGTAAGGAATGGGATCCGGCAAAGCATCCCAGAGACGCGGGAAACGGCAAATTTGTCGACAAGTAA
- a CDS encoding RHS repeat-associated core domain-containing protein, whose product MPAPHTPHSRAEGAPGGTDGAAASAVAPQSGDIPPALDVQCAFSPDGRLRAKQERCGGRAASYDYTHDERGHLTEVRRDGQVAERYTYNTAGQRITARVNPLPGMSRDALRMLETERAFAYDGTGRLVRAGRARYMYAPDGTLRCREEGRNSTWFYYGNGANGGNGDNGDNTAGGAPHASPDPYSPYDPHDPHAQLAPVALDSVVLPGGDIIRYRFGDNGIPFMVLRNHAPSEEYQWLDPLRLARFRDHRTGSDYTFHYGGDRVPEAVTVCGPALDNLEGGLLDLSIFRKDGEPAAPQRSATFRIGCDQVGTPKVLLDPDGRVVKRMEYDSFGNPLLDTCPYFFLPLGFAGGLVDRHTGLVRFGFRDYDPRTGRFTAPDPLGDTGGDHDPYDYCVDDPVSAFDPLGLIGESVAARGWDESKHPRDAIGRFTFADGDDAMTLEYRHPMPSLPRGSLTLPSRAHPGIYADELLLRPFGPRHGEELIASTFPVAPGVQPPNGQPAPDSRFSPENRPMPSKDGFQPLGPGGPERGISRNRPYFRDGRAPYAVNLLLADATPMESGKNAPDTDSEKTKDNVDTKVHEIAQQLRPWWSYPYGSEEKQEGIAKMQDALKPELNTWGKTIHNIGINSPNGQQMALDYGINHIRSEIKNRKKNNSKQNTRKTNGK is encoded by the coding sequence ATGCCCGCACCCCACACGCCCCATTCCCGCGCCGAGGGTGCCCCCGGCGGGACGGACGGGGCTGCCGCCTCTGCCGTCGCTCCCCAGTCCGGCGACATCCCCCCCGCGCTGGACGTGCAGTGCGCCTTCTCGCCCGACGGCAGGCTGCGCGCCAAACAGGAACGCTGCGGCGGGCGCGCCGCCAGCTACGACTACACCCACGACGAACGCGGCCACCTGACCGAGGTGCGCCGCGACGGCCAGGTGGCGGAACGCTACACCTACAACACGGCGGGCCAGCGCATCACGGCAAGGGTGAACCCGCTGCCCGGCATGTCGCGCGACGCGCTGCGGATGCTGGAGACGGAGCGCGCCTTTGCCTACGATGGCACGGGCCGCCTCGTGCGCGCGGGCCGGGCGCGCTACATGTACGCCCCGGACGGCACGCTGCGCTGCCGTGAGGAAGGGCGCAACAGCACATGGTTTTATTATGGCAATGGGGCCAACGGGGGCAACGGGGACAATGGAGACAACACCGCCGGGGGCGCACCCCATGCCTCCCCCGATCCCTACAGTCCCTATGACCCCCATGATCCCCATGCCCAGCTTGCGCCCGTGGCTCTCGATTCGGTGGTGCTGCCCGGCGGAGACATCATCCGCTACCGCTTCGGCGATAACGGCATACCCTTCATGGTGCTGCGCAACCACGCGCCCAGCGAGGAATACCAGTGGCTCGACCCGTTGCGCCTGGCCCGCTTCCGCGACCACCGCACCGGCTCGGACTACACCTTTCATTACGGCGGCGACCGCGTGCCCGAGGCCGTCACCGTATGCGGCCCGGCACTCGACAATCTGGAAGGGGGCCTGCTGGACCTGTCCATCTTCCGCAAGGACGGGGAACCCGCCGCGCCGCAGCGTTCCGCCACCTTCCGCATCGGGTGCGACCAGGTGGGCACACCGAAAGTGCTGCTGGACCCCGATGGCCGCGTGGTGAAGCGCATGGAATACGACAGCTTCGGCAACCCGCTGCTGGACACCTGCCCGTACTTCTTCCTGCCGCTGGGCTTCGCCGGGGGGCTGGTGGACCGGCACACCGGCCTCGTGCGCTTCGGCTTTCGCGACTACGACCCGCGCACCGGACGCTTCACCGCGCCCGACCCGCTGGGCGACACCGGCGGCGACCACGACCCCTACGACTATTGCGTGGACGATCCGGTCAGCGCCTTCGACCCGCTGGGGCTCATCGGCGAATCCGTTGCCGCCAGAGGATGGGACGAATCCAAGCACCCGCGCGACGCCATCGGCAGGTTCACCTTCGCCGACGGTGACGACGCCATGACGCTCGAATATCGCCACCCCATGCCGTCTCTCCCGCGGGGCAGCCTGACGCTCCCCTCGCGCGCACACCCCGGCATCTACGCCGACGAACTGCTTCTCAGGCCGTTCGGCCCAAGGCATGGCGAGGAACTCATCGCCAGCACCTTCCCCGTCGCTCCCGGCGTGCAGCCCCCGAACGGCCAACCGGCTCCAGACTCAAGATTCTCCCCCGAAAACCGCCCCATGCCTTCGAAGGACGGCTTCCAGCCGCTGGGTCCTGGCGGCCCAGAGCGAGGAATAAGCCGTAACAGACCATACTTCCGTGACGGAAGAGCGCCGTACGCCGTCAACCTGTTGCTGGCTGATGCAACACCCATGGAGTCCGGGAAAAATGCTCCGGATACCGATAGCGAGAAGACCAAAGACAACGTAGACACAAAGGTACACGAAATAGCACAGCAATTACGCCCGTGGTGGTCATATCCATATGGCAGCGAAGAAAAACAGGAAGGAATTGCGAAAATGCAAGATGCATTAAAGCCCGAACTTAATACCTGGGGAAAAACAATTCACAACATTGGTATTAATTCACCAAATGGCCAACAAATGGCTCTTGATTATGGAATAAATCACATCAGAAGTGAAATCAAAAACAGGAAAAAAAATAATTCCAAACAAAATACAAGAAAAACCAACGGCAAATAA
- the recR gene encoding recombination mediator RecR: protein MQRLPEPLKALVEQLSRLPGLGPKSALRLAMTLLKWPASETRRLGRAVHDLRDNLHLCGRCGALTDVDPCGICTDPARSGETLCLVSEWDSMLTLEEGGFYKGQYLILGGLLAPLDNLHADSLELDRLTKRMAEGTVREVVMALGTTVEAENTATYIRNMIARQYPQVRVTRLAQGIPLGSEVKFMDRETLRQSMQYRQDL, encoded by the coding sequence GTGCAGCGACTGCCCGAACCGTTGAAGGCGCTGGTGGAGCAGCTCTCCCGGCTGCCCGGCCTTGGCCCCAAGTCGGCCCTGCGCCTTGCCATGACCCTGCTGAAGTGGCCTGCCAGCGAAACCCGCCGGTTGGGCCGCGCCGTGCATGATCTGCGCGACAACCTGCATCTGTGCGGGCGCTGTGGCGCGTTGACCGACGTGGACCCGTGCGGCATCTGCACCGATCCGGCCCGCAGCGGCGAAACGCTGTGTCTGGTGTCGGAGTGGGATTCCATGCTCACCCTGGAAGAGGGCGGCTTCTACAAGGGCCAGTACCTCATCCTTGGCGGCCTGCTGGCCCCGCTGGACAACCTGCATGCCGATTCGCTGGAACTGGACCGGCTGACCAAAAGGATGGCCGAGGGCACGGTGCGCGAGGTGGTCATGGCCCTTGGCACCACCGTGGAGGCGGAAAACACCGCCACCTACATCCGCAACATGATCGCCCGGCAGTACCCGCAGGTGCGTGTGACCCGGCTGGCCCAGGGCATTCCGCTGGGGTCCGAGGTCAAGTTCATGGATCGGGAGACGTTGCGGCAGTCCATGCAGTACCGCCAAGACCTGTGA
- a CDS encoding branched-chain amino acid transaminase has protein sequence MVQKAETIWFDGKQVPWDEANVHVLTHTLHYGVGVFEGIRAYRCADGGSAVFRLREHMQRLLNSAKILRMVIPYTVDQLVGAVEETLKRNKLAEGYIRPLSFVGAGAMGVYPGDNPVQTIIAAWPWGAYLGAEALEHGIRVKTSSFCRHHVNAMMTKAKTCGNYVNSVLAKMEAKADGYDEGLMLDTQGFVSEATGENIFIVRGKLIKTTPLTSVLDGITRNSLITLARELGYEVVEQQFTRDELYIADEAFFCGTAAELTPIREVDLRVIGQGTAGPVTKHLQGEYFKAVKGENPAYAHWLHRYTI, from the coding sequence ATGGTCCAGAAAGCGGAAACCATCTGGTTTGACGGCAAGCAGGTGCCCTGGGACGAAGCCAACGTGCACGTGCTGACCCACACCCTGCACTACGGCGTGGGCGTGTTTGAAGGCATTCGCGCGTACAGGTGCGCCGACGGCGGGTCCGCCGTGTTCCGCCTGCGCGAGCACATGCAGCGCCTGCTGAACTCGGCCAAGATCCTGCGCATGGTCATTCCCTATACCGTAGACCAGCTCGTGGGCGCCGTGGAAGAAACCCTGAAGCGCAACAAGCTGGCCGAAGGCTACATCCGCCCCCTGTCGTTCGTGGGCGCGGGCGCCATGGGCGTGTACCCCGGCGACAACCCGGTGCAGACCATCATCGCCGCCTGGCCCTGGGGCGCCTACCTTGGCGCCGAAGCGCTGGAACACGGCATCCGCGTCAAGACCAGCTCGTTCTGCCGCCACCACGTCAACGCCATGATGACCAAGGCCAAGACCTGCGGCAACTACGTGAACTCGGTGCTGGCCAAGATGGAAGCCAAGGCCGACGGCTACGACGAAGGCCTGATGCTGGACACCCAGGGCTTCGTGTCCGAAGCCACGGGCGAAAACATCTTCATCGTGCGCGGCAAGCTCATCAAGACCACCCCGCTCACCTCGGTGCTGGACGGCATTACCCGCAACAGCCTGATCACCCTGGCCCGCGAACTGGGCTACGAAGTGGTGGAACAGCAGTTCACCCGCGACGAACTGTACATCGCGGACGAGGCGTTCTTCTGTGGCACCGCCGCCGAACTGACGCCCATCCGCGAAGTGGACCTGCGCGTCATCGGCCAGGGCACCGCCGGTCCGGTGACCAAGCACCTGCAGGGCGAGTACTTCAAGGCCGTGAAGGGTGAAAACCCGGCCTACGCCCACTGGCTGCACCGCTATACCATCTAG
- a CDS encoding DVU0298 family protein has protein sequence MPRFRSLKTHLRALLASAEWERHLDDIVNLPGKEAVGPLLSSLLLGGEAKWRAVVALGRVVARIADANMEDARIIMRRLMWHMNEESGNIGWGIPEAFGEILACHPRLADEYHRILVSYVRETGKDDNYCDHAPLRRGVYWAIGRLAQERPDLPGFVETAVPALLAGLADCDLPARGTAAWSLGVLSTPEALPALRELRTCDAPVEHFERGRLLLCTVGELAQCAAQRIEAQCQPPTGNATPDADAKGTAA, from the coding sequence ATGCCCCGCTTCAGATCGCTGAAGACCCACCTGCGCGCGTTGCTCGCTTCCGCCGAGTGGGAAAGACATCTGGACGACATAGTGAACCTGCCCGGCAAGGAAGCCGTGGGGCCGCTGCTGTCATCCCTGCTGCTGGGCGGCGAGGCCAAATGGCGCGCCGTGGTGGCCCTGGGCCGGGTGGTGGCGCGCATCGCCGACGCCAACATGGAAGACGCCCGCATCATCATGCGCCGCCTGATGTGGCACATGAACGAGGAATCGGGAAACATCGGCTGGGGCATCCCGGAAGCCTTCGGCGAAATACTGGCCTGCCACCCCCGGCTGGCCGACGAATACCACCGCATCCTCGTCTCGTACGTGCGAGAGACGGGCAAGGACGACAACTACTGCGACCACGCCCCCCTGCGGCGCGGCGTGTACTGGGCCATAGGCCGCCTTGCCCAGGAACGGCCCGACCTGCCCGGCTTTGTCGAAACGGCGGTGCCCGCCCTGCTGGCTGGCCTGGCCGACTGCGACCTGCCCGCGCGCGGCACGGCGGCCTGGTCCCTTGGCGTGCTGTCCACGCCCGAAGCCCTGCCCGCACTGCGAGAACTGCGCACCTGCGACGCCCCGGTGGAACATTTCGAACGCGGACGCCTGCTGCTCTGCACCGTGGGCGAACTGGCCCAGTGCGCGGCCCAGCGCATCGAGGCCCAGTGCCAACCGCCCACGGGCAACGCCACGCCCGACGCGGACGCCAAGGGCACGGCGGCGTAA
- a CDS encoding RHS repeat-associated core domain-containing protein — protein MQCAFSPDGRLRAKQERCGGRAASYDYTHDERGHLTEVRRDGQGAERYTYNTAGQRITARVNPLPGMSRDALRLMETERAFAYDNTGRLVRAGRARYMYAPDGTLRCREEGRSSTWFYYANGGNAAGGAPSASPDPYRPHAPHHPHHPHDLHDQLAPVALDSVVLPGGDIIRYRFGDNGMPFMVLRNHAPSEEYQWLDPLRLARFRDHRTGSDYTFHYGGDRVPEAVTVCGPALDNLDGNLLDLSIFRKDGEAAPPPRSVTFRIGRDQVGTVKVLMDPDGKVVKRMEYDSFGNPLLDTCPYFFLPLGFAGGLTDRHTGLVRFGFRDYDPRTGRFTAPDPLGDTGGDHDPYDYCVDDPVSAFDPLGLIGEAIIGQGWDESKHPRNPDGTFTFSHGGGAMTLEHRQPVLPLPEGSLTHPPRVRPGIYPGEVILKPFGPRRGDELILGLPTGRSGQQLLNDEQPPDSRLYPEQRPRPSEGYTPPLGRGGSGRAEIRTLPHYNDGRSPYAENLLMASNDSGQPTPSPQTAPEKIGQKKYDLLKDRIKQNHLESDPIGHLYATLTFLEGSLESGNWENPTPSFSTGNSSLAFGLGVDSQHMTHADIAEYKRRINSPDGDTSSRMLAQFAQLNRGQAQKALERYVVETGTYPRLTGEQAYTLSRIAIEKRQDATRQRFDKETPSADEGGSFDNLPIQAQTVLSSGAYQYGVGGMASGKLKPVWDAIKAHDWGSASHALRTCNDGFSSRRHVEAKLLDEIPRAGQKK, from the coding sequence GTGCAGTGCGCCTTCTCGCCCGACGGCAGGCTGCGCGCCAAACAGGAACGCTGCGGCGGGCGCGCCGCCAGCTACGACTACACCCACGACGAACGCGGCCACCTGACCGAGGTGCGCCGCGACGGCCAGGGGGCGGAACGCTACACCTACAACACGGCGGGCCAGCGCATCACGGCAAGGGTGAACCCGCTGCCCGGCATGTCGCGCGACGCGCTGCGGCTGATGGAGACGGAGCGCGCCTTTGCCTATGACAACACGGGCCGCCTCGTGCGCGCGGGCCGGGCGCGCTACATGTACGCCCCGGACGGCACGCTGCGCTGCCGGGAGGAAGGGCGCTCCAGCACGTGGTTTTACTATGCAAATGGGGGCAACGCCGCCGGGGGCGCACCCTCTGCCTCCCCCGACCCCTACCGTCCCCACGCCCCTCATCATCCCCATCATCCCCATGATCTCCATGACCAGCTTGCGCCCGTGGCTCTCGATTCGGTGGTGCTGCCCGGGGGCGACATCATCCGCTACCGCTTCGGCGACAACGGCATGCCCTTCATGGTGCTGCGCAACCACGCGCCCAGCGAGGAATACCAGTGGCTCGATCCGTTGCGCCTGGCCCGCTTCCGCGATCACCGCACCGGCTCGGACTACACCTTTCATTACGGCGGCGACCGCGTGCCCGAGGCCGTCACCGTATGCGGCCCGGCGCTGGACAACCTGGACGGCAACCTGCTGGACCTGTCCATCTTCCGCAAGGACGGGGAGGCCGCCCCACCGCCGCGCTCCGTCACCTTCCGCATCGGACGCGACCAGGTGGGCACGGTAAAGGTCCTGATGGACCCGGACGGCAAGGTGGTGAAGCGCATGGAATACGACAGCTTCGGCAACCCGCTGCTGGACACCTGCCCGTACTTCTTCCTGCCGCTGGGCTTTGCCGGGGGGCTGACGGACCGGCACACCGGCCTCGTGCGCTTCGGCTTTCGCGACTACGACCCGCGCACCGGACGCTTCACCGCGCCCGACCCCCTGGGCGACACCGGCGGTGACCACGACCCCTACGACTATTGCGTGGACGACCCGGTCAGCGCCTTCGACCCGTTGGGGCTCATCGGGGAAGCCATCATCGGTCAGGGGTGGGACGAATCAAAACACCCACGCAACCCGGACGGCACGTTCACCTTCTCCCATGGCGGTGGAGCCATGACGCTCGAACACCGCCAGCCCGTGCTCCCTCTGCCGGAGGGCAGCCTGACGCATCCCCCACGGGTACGCCCCGGCATTTACCCTGGCGAAGTGATTCTCAAGCCGTTCGGCCCAAGACGTGGCGATGAACTCATCCTTGGCCTCCCCACCGGCAGATCCGGCCAGCAGCTACTGAACGACGAGCAGCCTCCGGACTCCCGGCTCTATCCCGAACAGCGCCCCCGGCCCTCGGAAGGCTACACCCCGCCGCTGGGACGCGGCGGCTCGGGGCGAGCAGAAATCCGCACCTTGCCGCACTACAATGACGGCAGATCGCCGTATGCCGAAAACCTGTTGATGGCCAGTAACGATTCGGGGCAGCCCACCCCTTCCCCGCAAACTGCACCTGAAAAAATCGGTCAAAAAAAATATGACTTGCTTAAGGACCGCATCAAGCAAAACCATCTTGAAAGCGACCCCATCGGCCATTTGTATGCAACCCTGACCTTTCTTGAGGGAAGCCTGGAAAGTGGCAACTGGGAAAATCCAACACCAAGCTTTTCCACAGGTAATAGCTCACTTGCCTTTGGGCTTGGCGTAGACTCACAGCATATGACACACGCGGACATTGCCGAATACAAACGCCGCATCAACTCGCCTGATGGCGATACCTCATCAAGAATGCTCGCACAATTCGCGCAACTAAACAGAGGGCAAGCCCAAAAAGCACTTGAGCGCTACGTTGTCGAGACTGGAACCTATCCGCGGCTGACGGGAGAGCAGGCCTATACACTATCACGCATAGCCATAGAAAAAAGGCAGGACGCTACACGGCAACGTTTTGACAAAGAAACTCCTTCAGCCGATGAAGGCGGCAGCTTCGACAATCTCCCCATCCAGGCACAGACGGTACTGAGTTCCGGAGCATATCAATATGGTGTAGGCGGCATGGCATCTGGAAAACTGAAGCCTGTCTGGGATGCCATAAAAGCTCATGACTGGGGCTCCGCCAGCCACGCGCTACGGACTTGCAACGATGGATTCTCATCACGAAGACACGTTGAAGCCAAGCTGCTTGACGAAATACCTCGGGCAGGCCAAAAGAAATAG